In Streptomyces sp. NBC_00704, a genomic segment contains:
- a CDS encoding AIM24 family protein yields the protein MNQPLAGYAPAPVTARMENHGNHMLKVAMQTGNDLFARVGSMVAYEGFVQYEPNPPAVRQIARDWMTGEGAPLMKCTGDGLLYLADYGANVVVINLNGDGISVNATNLLAFDAHLTWGVERVKGLAKFAGQGLWNTKISGQGWVALTSRGKPIVVDCGGGEDETYVDPDALVAWSPNLKVKGKRSFKAQSLIGRGSGEAYQMAFSGQGIVVVQPSEDSTDRLRVRG from the coding sequence ATGAACCAGCCGCTCGCGGGCTACGCCCCCGCACCCGTCACCGCCCGCATGGAGAACCACGGCAACCACATGCTGAAGGTCGCCATGCAGACCGGCAACGACCTCTTCGCGCGCGTGGGCTCCATGGTCGCCTACGAGGGCTTCGTCCAGTACGAGCCCAACCCGCCGGCCGTGCGCCAGATCGCACGCGACTGGATGACCGGCGAGGGCGCGCCCCTGATGAAGTGCACCGGCGACGGTCTGCTGTACCTCGCCGACTACGGTGCGAACGTCGTCGTGATCAACCTCAACGGCGACGGCATCTCCGTCAACGCCACCAACCTGCTCGCCTTCGACGCGCACCTCACCTGGGGCGTCGAGCGCGTCAAGGGCCTCGCGAAGTTCGCCGGCCAGGGGCTGTGGAACACCAAGATCTCCGGGCAGGGCTGGGTCGCGCTGACGTCCCGGGGCAAGCCGATCGTGGTCGACTGCGGCGGCGGCGAGGACGAGACGTACGTCGACCCCGACGCGCTCGTCGCCTGGTCCCCGAACCTGAAGGTGAAGGGCAAGCGCAGCTTCAAGGCGCAGTCGCTCATCGGCCGGGGCAGCGGCGAGGCCTACCAGATGGCCTTCTCCGGCCAGGGCATCGTCGTCGTCCAGCCCAGCGAGGACAGCACCGACCGCCTCCGGGTCCGGGGCTGA
- a CDS encoding NUDIX hydrolase, translating into MSLYDDAVLVLKGYEGQEELRRSYLDHLEAHPDGMWKACREGHVTASALVIDPERERVLLTLHRKLRMWLQTGGHCEPADGTLAAAALREGAEESGVPGLTLLPGGPVRLDRHRTPCAWHYDVQYAALAPAGSVEAISDESLDLRWFPYAQVAEVADDSVVRLLEATRARL; encoded by the coding sequence GTGAGCCTGTACGACGACGCGGTCCTCGTCCTGAAGGGGTACGAGGGCCAGGAAGAGCTGCGCCGTTCCTACCTGGACCATCTGGAGGCGCATCCGGACGGCATGTGGAAGGCCTGCCGGGAGGGGCACGTCACGGCGAGCGCGCTGGTGATCGACCCCGAGCGGGAGCGGGTCCTGCTGACGCTCCACAGGAAGCTGCGGATGTGGCTCCAGACGGGCGGGCACTGCGAGCCGGCCGACGGGACGCTGGCGGCCGCCGCCCTGCGTGAGGGCGCCGAGGAGTCGGGCGTGCCGGGGCTGACCCTGCTGCCCGGCGGCCCGGTCCGCCTCGACCGCCATCGGACGCCGTGCGCCTGGCACTACGACGTCCAGTACGCGGCACTGGCCCCCGCCGGGTCCGTGGAGGCCATCAGCGACGAGTCCCTGGACCTGCGCTGGTTCCCGTACGCGCAGGTGGCGGAGGTCGCCGACGATTCGGTCGTACGGCTCCTGGAGGCGACCCGCGCGCGGCTGTGA
- a CDS encoding AIM24 family protein → MQSPLFAHNDSQTQERWSLQNKQMLRVTLEGHDDILARKGTMVAYQGLMEFDAEFQNRQQGRARAYTGEGLDLMRCHGQGTVYLANLAQHIHVMEVEQDGLTVDSSYVLAMDSSLHHEVIAVDSLYGISGSGKYQLNITGRGKVALMTSGAPLLMQVTPDKYVNCDADAIVAWSTGLRVQMQAQTHSSGVWRRRGNTGEGWELSFMGSGYALVQPSELLPPQNAGIGSGLAAQYGMGQQGARGQNQGNVWS, encoded by the coding sequence ATGCAGAGCCCACTTTTCGCGCACAACGACTCGCAGACCCAGGAACGCTGGAGTCTGCAGAACAAGCAGATGCTCCGGGTCACCCTGGAGGGCCACGACGACATCCTCGCCCGCAAGGGCACGATGGTCGCCTACCAGGGCCTGATGGAGTTCGACGCCGAGTTCCAGAACCGCCAGCAGGGACGCGCGCGTGCGTACACCGGCGAGGGGCTGGACCTGATGCGCTGCCACGGGCAGGGCACGGTCTACCTCGCCAACCTCGCCCAGCACATCCATGTGATGGAGGTGGAGCAGGACGGCCTGACCGTGGACAGCAGCTATGTGCTCGCCATGGACTCCTCGCTGCACCACGAGGTCATCGCCGTCGACAGCCTCTACGGCATCTCCGGCTCCGGCAAGTACCAGCTCAACATCACCGGCCGCGGCAAGGTCGCCCTGATGACCTCGGGCGCGCCCCTGCTGATGCAGGTCACCCCGGACAAGTACGTCAACTGCGACGCCGACGCCATCGTCGCCTGGTCCACCGGGCTGCGGGTGCAGATGCAGGCGCAGACGCACTCCTCCGGCGTGTGGCGCCGGCGCGGCAACACCGGTGAGGGCTGGGAGCTGAGCTTCATGGGCTCCGGCTACGCGCTGGTGCAGCCCAGCGAGCTGCTGCCGCCGCAGAACGCGGGCATCGGCTCCGGCCTGGCCGCCCAGTACGGCATGGGTCAGCAGGGGGCGCGTGGTCAGAACCAGGGCAACGTCTGGAGCTGA